A region from the Sphingopyxis lindanitolerans genome encodes:
- the prsK gene encoding XrtA/PEP-CTERM system histidine kinase PrsK, translating to MATLGALSQLLSALALAGFGGVALWLLTRPRARMAALMPAPHWLIIAALAGTIWCAALYRFAPGSSQAMVARSLRDVAMLGWLAATFWPVHAPMPGPLRLILRLLVTLCAIALIGGIAAHWRSAAAGAWLGPTLGVSGMIVATGGLLVVDGAARRAGVGLRMPLMAVAGGFAMLWAYELNVQLIGALTGKPASTLILLLPAVALMTVPTFVLAAMDVGRERIRLSRTVATRTLILIAAAAYLILIGLAGAVARLVGGDYGELAQGLFLIVALGAGGVLLLSARTRAWLAVMISKHFFEHRYDYRAEWMRFTATLAQGAKEDGGEDDRNLHRRVAKALAELTGSPGALLMLPDARGAFRVAEQWRWPAGVEEGAALPLRSSFMLQESRHIVDLDVERRGAAPDGSGHEGVDLAIPDWLRADMRAWVVVPVLHFQRMIAVAVLHRPPVSRPLDWEDLDVLRIAGQQAASYLAESQSLEALSEAKRFDEFNRRFAFIMHDIKNLASQLSLLARNAERHADKPEFRADMIGTLKVSAGRLSDLLVRLSPRERRAAEAGRTLVEPLLRDVAAEVRPRRTIFVGCQAGLAAWGDGASIRQIVQHLVANAIDASPADTPVQVIAVAEHDRARIDVIDQGGGMTRAFIRDELFKPFVSTKEGGFGLGAFEALGLAQAMGGSIDVASEPEQGSAFTLRLPLADTCENGQRMGKAG from the coding sequence GTGGCGACGCTGGGCGCCCTGTCGCAACTGTTGTCGGCGCTGGCGCTGGCCGGTTTCGGCGGTGTTGCCTTGTGGCTGCTGACGCGGCCGCGCGCGCGCATGGCGGCGCTGATGCCCGCGCCGCACTGGCTGATCATCGCCGCGCTCGCGGGCACCATCTGGTGCGCGGCGCTCTATCGCTTCGCGCCCGGATCGTCGCAGGCGATGGTGGCGCGGTCGCTGCGCGACGTCGCGATGCTCGGCTGGCTCGCCGCGACCTTCTGGCCGGTGCATGCGCCGATGCCGGGGCCGCTGCGCCTGATCCTGCGCCTGCTCGTCACCCTCTGTGCGATCGCGCTGATCGGCGGGATCGCGGCGCATTGGCGCAGCGCGGCGGCGGGCGCGTGGCTGGGCCCGACGCTCGGCGTGTCGGGGATGATCGTCGCGACCGGCGGCTTGCTGGTCGTCGATGGCGCGGCGCGCCGGGCCGGCGTCGGCCTGCGGATGCCGTTGATGGCGGTCGCGGGCGGCTTTGCGATGCTCTGGGCCTATGAACTCAATGTCCAGTTGATCGGGGCGCTGACCGGCAAGCCTGCATCGACGCTGATCCTCCTGCTGCCCGCGGTCGCGCTGATGACGGTGCCGACCTTCGTGCTCGCGGCGATGGATGTCGGGCGCGAGCGCATCCGCCTGTCGCGCACGGTCGCGACGCGCACGCTGATCCTGATCGCCGCCGCTGCCTATCTGATCCTGATCGGGCTGGCCGGCGCGGTCGCGCGGCTGGTCGGCGGCGATTATGGCGAACTGGCGCAGGGCCTCTTTCTGATCGTCGCGCTCGGCGCGGGTGGGGTGCTGCTGCTGTCGGCGCGGACGCGCGCGTGGCTCGCGGTGATGATCTCGAAGCATTTCTTCGAGCATCGCTATGACTATCGCGCCGAATGGATGCGCTTCACCGCGACGCTGGCGCAGGGCGCCAAGGAAGATGGGGGCGAGGACGACCGCAACCTGCACCGCCGCGTCGCCAAGGCGCTCGCCGAACTGACCGGCAGTCCCGGCGCGCTGCTGATGCTGCCCGACGCGCGGGGGGCGTTCCGCGTCGCCGAACAATGGCGCTGGCCCGCCGGCGTCGAGGAAGGCGCGGCGCTGCCGCTGCGGTCGAGCTTCATGTTGCAGGAAAGCCGACATATCGTCGATCTCGACGTCGAGCGTCGCGGGGCCGCGCCCGACGGGAGCGGGCACGAGGGGGTGGATCTGGCGATTCCCGACTGGCTGCGCGCCGACATGCGCGCGTGGGTCGTGGTGCCGGTGCTGCATTTCCAGCGGATGATCGCGGTCGCGGTGCTGCACCGCCCGCCGGTGTCGCGTCCGCTCGACTGGGAGGACCTCGACGTCCTGCGCATCGCGGGGCAGCAGGCGGCAAGCTATCTCGCCGAATCGCAGAGCCTGGAGGCCCTGTCGGAGGCGAAGCGCTTCGACGAATTCAACCGCCGCTTTGCCTTCATCATGCACGACATCAAGAATCTGGCGAGCCAGCTCTCGCTGCTCGCGCGCAATGCCGAGCGACACGCCGACAAGCCCGAGTTTCGCGCCGACATGATCGGGACGCTGAAGGTGTCGGCGGGGCGATTGTCCGACCTGCTCGTCCGCCTGTCGCCGCGCGAACGGCGCGCGGCGGAGGCGGGGCGGACGCTCGTCGAGCCGCTGCTGCGCGATGTCGCGGCCGAAGTGCGGCCGCGGCGCACGATCTTCGTCGGCTGCCAGGCCGGGCTCGCGGCGTGGGGCGATGGGGCGTCGATCCGCCAGATCGTCCAGCATCTCGTCGCCAATGCGATCGATGCTTCGCCCGCCGACACGCCGGTTCAGGTCATCGCGGTCGCCGAGCACGACCGCGCGCGGATCGATGTGATCGACCAGGGCGGCGGGATGACGCGCGCCTTCATCCGCGACGAATTGTTCAAGCCGTTCGTGTCGACCAAGGAAGGCGGCTTCGGGCTCGGCGCGTTCGAGGCGCTGGGGCTGGCGCAAGCGATGGGCGGATCGATCGACGTCGCGAGCGAGCCGGAGCAGGGCAGCGCCTTCACGCTGCGCCTGCCGCTCGCCGACACGTGCGAGAACGGGCAGCGGATGGGGAAAGCGGGATAG
- a CDS encoding TIGR03013 family XrtA/PEP-CTERM system glycosyltransferase: MFRLFKHYVPHAVVWLALVEFIALLGSAEAAWHIYAHFAGFDAGPLAARWTRLATFALSNSLAMMATGMYGSEALRSMKFATARLLAAISLGVIFLSVVGFLLPNATLWRVNSLYAMGLAIAALFVIRLALTQAAGAEAFKRRILVLGAGKRAARLRALAEAPGSSLAIAGFVAMSGSERAVQDAIPREALANLSDHVVALGVGEVVLAMEERRGALPLADLLRVKTTGVHVNDIASFIERETGRVDLATTNPSALIFSDGFSAGQRISRVAKRLFDIVASLLVLVVGLPLILIGGLAVLCDSRGPIFYRQSRVGLYGEPYDIVKIRSMRPDAEAAGKAVWASENDPRVTRVGHVIRKLRIDELPQLWCVLKGEMSIVGPRPERPSFVEELTRELPYYAERHMVKPGLTGWAQINYPYGASIEDARVKLEYDLYYAKNYSPFLDLLILLQTVRVVLWPEGAR, translated from the coding sequence ATGTTCCGTCTGTTCAAACATTATGTGCCGCATGCCGTGGTCTGGCTGGCGCTCGTCGAATTCATCGCGCTGCTCGGTTCGGCCGAGGCGGCCTGGCATATCTATGCGCATTTCGCGGGCTTCGACGCCGGCCCGCTTGCGGCGCGCTGGACGCGGCTCGCGACCTTTGCGCTGTCCAATTCACTGGCGATGATGGCGACCGGAATGTACGGCAGCGAGGCCCTGCGATCGATGAAGTTCGCGACCGCGCGGCTGCTGGCCGCGATCTCGCTCGGCGTGATCTTCCTCTCGGTCGTCGGCTTCCTCCTCCCCAATGCGACGCTGTGGCGCGTCAACAGCCTTTACGCGATGGGGCTGGCGATCGCGGCGCTGTTCGTGATCCGACTGGCGCTGACCCAGGCGGCGGGCGCCGAAGCGTTCAAGCGGCGTATCCTGGTGCTTGGCGCCGGCAAGCGCGCCGCGCGGCTGCGGGCGCTCGCCGAAGCGCCGGGCAGCAGCCTCGCCATCGCGGGGTTCGTCGCCATGTCGGGCAGCGAGCGCGCGGTTCAGGACGCGATCCCGCGCGAGGCGCTCGCCAATCTGTCGGACCATGTCGTCGCGCTCGGCGTCGGCGAGGTGGTGCTGGCGATGGAGGAACGCCGCGGCGCGCTGCCGCTGGCCGACCTGCTTCGCGTCAAGACGACCGGGGTGCATGTCAATGATATCGCGAGCTTTATCGAGCGCGAGACGGGGCGCGTCGACCTGGCGACGACCAATCCCAGCGCGCTGATCTTTTCGGACGGCTTTTCGGCGGGGCAGCGCATCTCGCGCGTCGCCAAGCGCTTGTTCGACATCGTCGCGAGCCTGCTGGTGCTCGTCGTCGGATTGCCGCTGATCCTGATCGGCGGGCTGGCGGTGCTGTGCGACAGCCGGGGGCCAATCTTTTATCGCCAGTCGCGCGTCGGCCTGTATGGCGAACCCTATGACATAGTGAAGATCCGATCGATGCGCCCCGACGCCGAAGCGGCGGGCAAGGCGGTGTGGGCGAGCGAGAACGACCCGCGCGTCACCCGCGTCGGTCATGTCATCCGCAAGCTGAGGATCGACGAACTGCCGCAGCTCTGGTGCGTGCTCAAGGGCGAGATGAGCATCGTCGGTCCGCGCCCCGAGCGGCCGAGCTTCGTCGAGGAATTGACGCGCGAGCTGCCCTATTATGCCGAGCGGCACATGGTGAAGCCGGGGCTGACCGGCTGGGCGCAGATCAATTACCCCTATGGCGCGTCGATCGAGGATGCGCGGGTGAAGCTGGAATATGATCTTTATTATGCCAAGAATTATTCGCCCTTCCTCGACCTGCTGATCCTGCTCCAGACGGTGCGCGTCGTGCTGTGGCCCGAGGGCGCGCGCTGA
- a CDS encoding helix-turn-helix domain-containing protein: MVERRVFAGPAVRKARREAGMTQAAMAEALDISPSYLNLIEHGQRPLSATVIVRLAERFGFDAAKLGADELPGGLAGLRRRLADPRFADLGIGAHEVEEWVQTAPATAAAFARLFDAAPEGRAEVAGDAPEVAAVRRAIEKWRNHFPDLDARAEELADELRLAGGDLYGTISERLRTRHQLGIRILPSDVMPDRLRWLDWHARQLMLSELLRPASRTFQAAATLAQIEAKGEIDALVAGAEFAESAAARLFERHLIQYFAAALMMPYSRFLRACDATGYDLLLLQRRFGAGYEQVAHRLTTLQRVGARGLPFFMLRIDRAGQGSKRYAGASQSPLVDGDARCPLWGVHEAFARPGEVVADLVELEDGSRWFSQARSVAAPGATGSGTPARFVVCIGVDAKVAAPLIAARGIDLMRSFATPVGLGCRRCTRTGCIQRSMPPLGRPLRFREGERGVSAFDFAGD, encoded by the coding sequence ATGGTGGAGCGGCGAGTGTTTGCGGGGCCGGCGGTGCGCAAGGCGCGGCGCGAGGCGGGGATGACGCAGGCGGCGATGGCCGAGGCGCTCGATATTTCGCCGAGCTATCTCAACCTGATCGAGCATGGGCAGCGGCCGCTCTCCGCGACGGTGATCGTGCGGCTGGCCGAGCGCTTCGGCTTCGACGCCGCGAAGCTGGGTGCCGACGAATTGCCCGGCGGGCTCGCGGGGCTGCGGCGGCGGCTTGCCGATCCGCGCTTCGCCGACCTTGGCATCGGCGCGCACGAGGTCGAGGAGTGGGTGCAGACCGCGCCCGCGACCGCGGCGGCCTTTGCGCGGCTGTTCGATGCGGCGCCCGAAGGACGCGCGGAAGTGGCAGGCGACGCGCCCGAAGTTGCCGCCGTGCGCCGCGCGATCGAGAAATGGCGCAACCATTTCCCCGACCTCGACGCGCGCGCCGAGGAACTCGCCGACGAACTGCGCCTCGCGGGCGGCGATCTTTATGGCACGATTTCAGAGCGTTTGCGCACGCGGCACCAGCTTGGCATCCGCATATTGCCGAGCGACGTGATGCCCGACCGGCTGCGCTGGCTCGACTGGCACGCGCGGCAACTTATGCTGAGCGAACTGCTCCGTCCCGCCTCGCGCACCTTCCAGGCGGCAGCCACCCTCGCGCAGATCGAGGCGAAGGGCGAGATCGACGCGCTCGTCGCCGGGGCCGAATTTGCCGAGAGCGCCGCCGCGCGATTGTTCGAGCGCCATTTGATCCAATATTTCGCCGCCGCGCTGATGATGCCCTACAGCCGCTTCCTGCGCGCCTGCGATGCGACGGGCTATGATTTGCTGCTGCTCCAGCGCCGTTTCGGCGCGGGCTATGAACAGGTCGCGCACCGGCTGACGACGCTCCAGCGCGTCGGCGCGCGCGGGCTGCCCTTTTTCATGTTGCGGATCGACCGCGCGGGGCAGGGGTCGAAGCGCTATGCCGGGGCGAGCCAGTCGCCGCTGGTCGACGGCGACGCGCGCTGCCCCTTGTGGGGCGTGCACGAGGCGTTCGCGCGTCCGGGCGAAGTCGTCGCCGACCTCGTCGAGCTGGAGGACGGGTCGCGCTGGTTCAGCCAGGCGCGATCGGTCGCGGCGCCCGGCGCGACGGGAAGCGGCACGCCCGCCCGCTTCGTGGTCTGCATCGGGGTCGATGCGAAAGTCGCGGCGCCGTTGATCGCGGCGCGCGGGATCGACCTGATGCGCTCCTTCGCGACGCCGGTCGGGCTCGGCTGTCGGCGCTGCACCCGCACCGGCTGCATCCAGCGCTCGATGCCCCCGCTGGGCCGTCCGCTGCGCTTTCGGGAGGGTGAGCGCGGGGTCAGCGCATTCGACTTCGCGGGGGATTAG
- a CDS encoding isocitrate lyase has translation MGYQEDMAQAGRLIRDYDGTWDGISGESIARMRAQNKFRTGLDIARYTARIMRADMAAYDADPANYTQSLGCWHGFIAQQKMISIKKHFGTVKGRYIYLSGWMVAALRSEFGPLPDQSMHEKTSVPALIEEIYTFLRQADARELGGLFRDLDAARADGDELKAKQVQAAIDNHETHVVPIIADIDAGFGNAEATYLLAKKMIEAGACALQIENQVSDEKQCGHQDGKVTVPHEDFIAKIRACRYAFMELGVEDGIIVTRTDSLGAGLTKQIAVSKEPGDLGDQYNSFLDCEEVDGAGNPGDVLINRDGKLVRPKRLPSNLYQFRAGTGEDRCVMDCIASLQNGADLLWIETEKPHIDQIAGMVDRIREVVPNAKLAYNNSPSFNWTLNFRQQVYDAWVKDGKDVSAYDRDRLMNVDYDGTELGDEADDRIRSFQRDAAKRAGIFHHLITLPTYHTAALSTDNLAKEYFGEEAMLGYVKGVQRAEIRQGIACVKHQNMSGSDIGDDHKEYFAGEAALKAAGKDNTMNQFAA, from the coding sequence ATGGGCTACCAGGAAGACATGGCACAGGCAGGCCGCCTCATCCGCGACTATGACGGCACCTGGGACGGCATCAGCGGCGAAAGCATCGCCCGCATGCGCGCCCAGAACAAATTCCGCACCGGCCTCGACATCGCCCGCTACACCGCACGCATCATGCGCGCCGACATGGCCGCCTATGACGCCGACCCCGCGAACTACACCCAGTCGCTCGGCTGCTGGCACGGCTTCATCGCGCAGCAGAAGATGATCTCGATCAAAAAGCATTTCGGGACCGTCAAGGGCCGCTACATCTATCTCTCGGGCTGGATGGTCGCCGCGCTGCGCAGCGAATTCGGGCCGCTTCCCGACCAGTCGATGCACGAAAAGACCAGCGTTCCGGCGCTGATCGAGGAAATCTATACCTTCCTGCGCCAGGCCGACGCCCGCGAACTCGGCGGACTGTTCCGCGACCTCGACGCCGCGCGCGCCGATGGCGACGAACTCAAGGCCAAGCAGGTGCAGGCCGCGATCGACAATCACGAAACCCATGTCGTGCCGATCATCGCCGACATCGACGCGGGCTTCGGCAACGCCGAGGCGACCTATCTGCTCGCCAAAAAGATGATCGAGGCCGGCGCCTGCGCGCTCCAGATCGAAAACCAGGTGTCGGACGAAAAGCAGTGCGGCCACCAGGACGGCAAGGTCACCGTGCCGCACGAGGATTTCATCGCGAAAATCCGCGCCTGCCGCTACGCCTTCATGGAACTCGGCGTCGAGGACGGCATCATCGTCACCCGCACCGACAGCCTCGGCGCGGGCCTGACCAAGCAGATCGCCGTTTCGAAGGAACCCGGCGACCTCGGCGACCAGTATAACAGCTTCCTCGATTGCGAAGAGGTCGACGGCGCGGGCAACCCCGGCGACGTCCTGATCAACCGCGACGGCAAGCTGGTGCGCCCGAAGCGGCTGCCCTCGAACCTCTATCAGTTCCGCGCCGGAACGGGCGAGGATCGCTGCGTCATGGACTGCATCGCGAGCCTTCAGAACGGCGCCGACCTGCTCTGGATCGAAACCGAAAAGCCGCATATCGACCAGATCGCCGGCATGGTCGACCGCATCCGCGAAGTCGTCCCCAACGCGAAGCTCGCCTATAATAATTCACCGAGCTTCAACTGGACGCTGAACTTCCGTCAGCAGGTGTATGATGCGTGGGTGAAGGACGGCAAGGACGTCAGCGCCTATGATCGCGACCGGCTGATGAACGTCGATTATGACGGCACCGAACTCGGTGACGAGGCCGACGACCGCATCCGCAGCTTCCAGCGCGACGCGGCGAAGCGGGCGGGGATTTTCCACCACCTCATCACTCTGCCGACCTATCACACCGCGGCGCTGTCGACCGACAATCTCGCCAAGGAATATTTCGGCGAAGAGGCGATGCTGGGTTACGTCAAGGGCGTCCAGCGCGCCGAAATCCGCCAGGGCATCGCCTGCGTGAAGCACCAGAATATGTCGGGCAGCGACATCGGCGACGACCACAAGGAATATTTCGCCGGCGAAGCGGCCCTCAAGGCCGCGGGCAAGGACAACACCATGAACCAGTTCGCGGCCTAA
- a CDS encoding WYL domain-containing protein, producing MSDNRLKLMEAIARRRRITAQYNGTRMTLAPHQLFERHGALFVSALNLGKNWRSDNERRLGHFKLDGLSAPELEDEEFEPLPSFEAAAPRDDDILLMAV from the coding sequence ATGAGTGACAACCGGCTGAAACTGATGGAAGCGATCGCTCGCCGTCGCCGGATTACCGCGCAGTACAACGGGACGCGCATGACGCTTGCCCCCCACCAACTGTTCGAGCGCCACGGCGCACTGTTCGTCAGCGCATTGAATCTCGGCAAGAACTGGCGCTCCGACAATGAGCGCCGACTCGGTCATTTCAAGCTCGATGGCCTGAGCGCCCCTGAACTCGAAGACGAGGAGTTCGAACCGCTTCCCTCGTTCGAAGCGGCCGCGCCGCGCGACGACGATATCCTGCTGATGGCGGTGTAA
- a CDS encoding DUF465 domain-containing protein yields MTLNPRFYRLTEWHRRIDDALRRERRRRSSDPFRLLRLKSLKLAIRKRLASLSRQPALAL; encoded by the coding sequence ATGACACTCAATCCCCGATTTTACCGACTGACCGAATGGCATCGCCGGATCGACGATGCGCTGCGTCGCGAGAGGCGCCGCCGCAGTAGCGATCCGTTCCGGCTGCTGCGATTGAAGTCGCTGAAACTCGCGATCCGGAAACGGCTGGCAAGCCTGTCGCGCCAGCCCGCGCTCGCGCTCTGA
- a CDS encoding crotonase/enoyl-CoA hydratase family protein yields the protein MTILIDRDGPVTIVTIDRPEKRGAVDPATAAALRNAFTAFANDADARVAILTGSAGHFCAGFDLGAVGASRYDPDGPGPMGPTRMLLGKPVIAAVEGHAVAGGLELALWCDLRVAATSAVFGVYCRRWGVPLIDGGTVRLPRIVGQGRAMDMILTGRPVAADEALRIGLADRVVADGGALAAAIDLAKQIAAFPQICMNSDRLSTYRQWDFDIEGALVHEAHAGVAPLREGAAAGARRFTDGAGRGGSFAAFKGE from the coding sequence ATGACAATATTGATCGACCGCGACGGCCCAGTGACGATCGTCACCATCGACCGGCCCGAAAAGCGGGGCGCGGTCGACCCCGCCACCGCCGCTGCGCTGCGCAATGCGTTCACCGCCTTCGCGAACGACGCCGATGCGCGCGTCGCGATCCTGACCGGCAGCGCGGGGCATTTCTGCGCAGGCTTCGATCTCGGCGCGGTCGGCGCGTCGCGCTACGACCCCGACGGCCCCGGCCCGATGGGGCCGACGCGGATGCTGCTGGGCAAACCGGTGATCGCGGCGGTGGAAGGGCATGCAGTCGCGGGCGGGCTCGAACTCGCATTATGGTGCGACCTGCGCGTCGCAGCGACAAGCGCGGTGTTCGGCGTCTATTGCCGCCGCTGGGGCGTGCCGCTGATCGACGGCGGGACGGTGCGTCTGCCGCGCATCGTCGGACAGGGCCGCGCGATGGACATGATCCTGACCGGCCGTCCCGTCGCCGCCGACGAGGCGCTGCGCATCGGCCTCGCCGACCGGGTCGTCGCCGATGGCGGCGCGCTGGCGGCCGCGATCGACCTGGCAAAGCAGATCGCGGCCTTCCCGCAAATCTGCATGAACAGCGACCGCCTCAGCACCTATCGCCAATGGGATTTCGACATCGAGGGCGCGCTGGTGCACGAAGCGCACGCCGGGGTAGCGCCGCTCCGCGAAGGCGCGGCGGCGGGCGCCAGACGCTTTACCGATGGTGCAGGACGCGGCGGCAGTTTCGCCGCCTTCAAGGGGGAATGA
- a CDS encoding alpha/beta hydrolase family protein, whose product MKLWIAAALLALPAVGHAQVSDIPAAIYTDPAPDKVYPAAMEVVHIPSEGVEINGVVYVAAGAGPHPTVVLCHGLPGLEKNLDLAQAIRRAGWTVITFNYRGSWGSPGDYRFAGNLDDADAVLAFARDPANAAKLRIDPARLVVIGHSMGGWVAALTAAHDKHLLGAAMISSGNMGALGGLPRASAAALLRANGLEALAGTSPEIMADEIIANKDRFDFVKAAPQLLDTNLFVLTSDDGFASMSDTLSGAIKAEGGTKLKTLHVATDHSWSDARIRLESEILRWLAGLKPAA is encoded by the coding sequence ATGAAGCTATGGATCGCCGCGGCGCTGCTTGCCCTGCCCGCTGTGGGCCATGCGCAAGTATCCGACATTCCGGCCGCCATCTACACCGATCCGGCGCCCGACAAGGTGTATCCGGCGGCGATGGAGGTCGTCCATATTCCCAGCGAGGGGGTGGAAATCAACGGCGTCGTCTATGTCGCGGCGGGCGCCGGGCCGCATCCGACCGTGGTTCTGTGCCACGGCTTGCCGGGACTTGAGAAGAATCTCGACCTCGCGCAGGCGATCCGCCGCGCGGGGTGGACGGTCATCACCTTCAACTATCGCGGTTCGTGGGGCAGCCCCGGCGACTATCGCTTCGCGGGCAATCTCGACGATGCCGACGCGGTGCTCGCCTTCGCGCGCGATCCCGCCAACGCGGCCAAACTGCGGATCGACCCGGCGCGGCTAGTTGTCATCGGCCACAGCATGGGCGGCTGGGTCGCGGCGCTGACCGCGGCGCACGACAAGCATCTGCTCGGCGCCGCGATGATCTCATCGGGCAATATGGGCGCGCTTGGCGGGCTGCCGCGCGCGTCGGCGGCGGCGCTGCTTCGCGCCAACGGCCTCGAAGCGCTCGCGGGTACCAGTCCCGAAATCATGGCGGACGAGATCATCGCCAACAAGGACCGCTTCGACTTCGTCAAGGCCGCGCCGCAACTCCTCGACACCAATTTGTTCGTGCTGACCTCCGACGACGGCTTCGCATCGATGAGCGATACGCTGAGCGGAGCGATCAAGGCGGAGGGCGGCACCAAGCTCAAGACGCTGCACGTTGCGACCGACCATAGCTGGTCCGATGCGCGCATCCGGCTGGAGAGCGAAATCCTGCGGTGGTTGGCGGGGTTGAAGCCTGCTGCGTAG
- a CDS encoding zinc-binding dehydrogenase translates to MTDLPETNTVMVTLVKPEGQLEVFFERRPMPEPKPHEVVAKVLTTPINPSDLGLLFGGADMTTARAGTRDGLPMITADVPPAGMRAMGGRIGDALAIGNEGCGVVVKAGDSPEAQALLGKTVALLGGEMYAEYRCLPVQMVMPLPDGTDPVDGASCFVNPLTSLAFTETMRMENHNAIVHTAAASNLGQMLVKICAKDGIPLVNIVRSDAQVAILKSLGAQHIVNSSADDFMDRLIDAITETGATLGFDAIGGGKLAGQILAAMEVAAVKRMTTYSRYGSDTFKQVYIYGGLDVGPTILNRSFGLTWSLSGFLLTPFMAKAGMETVGRMRQRVVDELTTTFKSHYSHETSLTGALDVATAQAYNAKRTGEKYLIRPHG, encoded by the coding sequence ATGACCGACTTGCCTGAAACCAACACCGTCATGGTGACGCTGGTGAAGCCCGAAGGGCAGCTCGAAGTCTTTTTCGAGCGCCGCCCGATGCCCGAACCCAAGCCGCACGAAGTGGTGGCGAAGGTGCTGACGACACCGATCAACCCCTCCGATCTCGGCCTGTTGTTCGGCGGCGCCGACATGACCACCGCGCGCGCCGGGACGCGCGACGGCCTGCCGATGATCACCGCCGACGTGCCCCCCGCGGGGATGCGCGCGATGGGCGGGCGGATCGGCGATGCGCTCGCGATCGGCAACGAAGGCTGCGGCGTCGTCGTCAAGGCCGGGGACTCGCCCGAGGCGCAGGCGCTGCTCGGCAAGACCGTCGCGCTGCTCGGCGGCGAGATGTACGCCGAATATCGCTGCCTTCCCGTGCAGATGGTCATGCCGCTGCCCGACGGCACCGACCCGGTCGACGGCGCATCCTGCTTCGTCAATCCGCTCACCAGCCTCGCCTTTACCGAGACGATGCGGATGGAAAATCACAACGCGATCGTCCACACCGCCGCGGCATCGAACCTAGGCCAGATGCTCGTCAAGATTTGCGCAAAGGACGGCATTCCGCTCGTCAACATCGTGCGCAGCGACGCGCAGGTTGCGATATTGAAGAGCCTCGGCGCGCAGCATATCGTCAACAGCAGCGCGGATGATTTCATGGACCGGCTGATCGATGCGATCACGGAAACCGGCGCAACGCTGGGTTTCGATGCGATCGGCGGCGGCAAGCTGGCCGGGCAGATATTGGCGGCGATGGAGGTGGCGGCGGTGAAGCGCATGACCACCTACAGCCGCTATGGCTCGGACACGTTCAAGCAGGTCTATATTTATGGCGGGCTCGACGTTGGCCCGACGATCCTCAACCGCAGCTTTGGCCTGACCTGGTCGCTTTCGGGCTTCCTGCTCACGCCCTTCATGGCGAAGGCGGGGATGGAGACGGTCGGCCGCATGCGCCAGCGCGTCGTCGACGAGCTGACCACGACCTTCAAGAGCCACTACAGCCACGAAACCTCGCTGACCGGGGCGCTCGATGTCGCTACTGCGCAGGCCTATAATGCAAAGCGGACCGGCGAGAAATATCTGATCCGCCCGCATGGGTAG
- a CDS encoding 3'(2'),5'-bisphosphate nucleotidase CysQ, translating into MTETDDHLAERLATAAGAILLDLRAGGLDGKALGKAGDEAANALLCRELRAARPDDALLSEEEKDNVSRCAERRVWIVDPLDGTREYGEGRDDWAVHVALAVDGAATVGAVALPALGVTLTSADPVPRGPANAPLRMLVSRTRPAAEAIHVAERLGADLVPMGSAGAKAMAVVRGEADIYLHTGGQYEWDNCAPVAVAQAAGLHVSRVDGSPLRYNNSNPYLPDLLICRKELAGEVLRFAAEYAPLP; encoded by the coding sequence ATGACCGAAACCGACGATCATCTGGCCGAACGGCTCGCGACTGCGGCGGGTGCGATCCTGCTCGACCTGCGCGCCGGCGGTCTCGACGGAAAGGCGCTCGGCAAGGCGGGCGATGAGGCCGCGAACGCGCTGCTGTGCCGCGAACTTCGCGCCGCACGCCCCGATGACGCGCTCCTGTCCGAAGAGGAAAAGGACAATGTGTCGCGATGTGCTGAGCGCCGCGTGTGGATCGTCGATCCGCTCGACGGCACACGCGAATATGGCGAAGGCCGCGACGATTGGGCGGTGCATGTCGCGCTGGCGGTCGATGGCGCCGCGACGGTCGGCGCGGTCGCGCTGCCGGCGCTGGGCGTTACCCTGACCTCTGCCGACCCGGTCCCGCGTGGCCCCGCCAACGCACCGCTCCGCATGCTCGTCAGCCGCACCCGCCCCGCCGCCGAGGCGATCCATGTCGCCGAACGGCTCGGCGCCGACCTTGTCCCCATGGGCTCGGCAGGCGCGAAGGCGATGGCGGTGGTGCGCGGCGAGGCCGATATCTATCTTCACACCGGCGGCCAATATGAATGGGACAATTGCGCCCCCGTCGCGGTGGCGCAGGCGGCGGGCCTGCATGTCAGCCGCGTGGACGGTTCGCCGCTGCGGTATAATAACAGCAACCCCTATCTCCCCGATCTCCTCATCTGCCGGAAGGAGCTTGCTGGAGAGGTGCTGCGGTTTGCGGCGGAATATGCGCCCCTTCCATAA